A window of Lusitaniella coriacea LEGE 07157 genomic DNA:
GGTGACAGGTGGCAAACATCGGATTCGTCGCTGGATTCGCACCTTAAAACAACACGGTCCCAATTTGTTGAGTTCTCAATGGTTACTTAAAACTTCCCAACGCGCGATCGCGTCAGAACAAGAAATGTGCGAAAATTGGGAAGTTCAAATTCTCAACGAAGCCTTCGAGCAAGGAGAAATCAACCTCGATTGCGCTAAAGCCATCGTTCAGAAACACGTCCAAGAAATCTTCTTTAGCCTGCTCGATCGCCAACAAATTGCCGTACAGTGGACTTCAATGAAAGATTTACCCCAGCAATTCGTCTGGCTGTACATCGATCGCGTCGTTGAAGAAGCATCGGATTTCCACGCTCAGTGGAAAGAAGTAATTTCTGGACAACTTGAGAAATTACCCATCGGATTATCCCCTAACTCCGTTCCCTTCATCAAAAAAGACTGGCAACTGCAAACAAAACTCTCCCCCAGTACCTACCAAAATCTAGTCAAAAAACTCAACGGTCAAAATACGTTCTGGGATTTAGCCGTACAATTTCAGCAACCCGTTATCCCCGTTATTCGCTCTCTCTTACCCTTCATCTGTGAAGATGCAGTAGGAATCAAAGAAGTTCCAGATTTGAGCCTCCCCCGTCCCAAACGCCAACCCAAAACTCCCAACAAAGGTAAAATCGTTTGTATTGATGACAGTCCTTTTGTTGGTAAACAAATTGCCACGCTCCTCGAACCTTTAGGCTATCAAGTTATCAGTATTCTCGATCCCCTCAAAAGTATCCAAACCCTTTTGCAGCAAAAACCTCAGCTCATCTTTTTGGACTTGGTAATGCCGAGTACGAATGGCTATGAACTCTGCTCTTTCCTCCGCAAAACCTCGGAGTTCAAAAAAACGCCTATTGTTATGCTCACCGGACGAGATGGCGCGATCGATCGCCTGCGGGCTAAAATGGTCGGCAGCAATCAATTTCTCAGCAAACCCGTCGAATCGACAGCTATCCTGCAAACCGTCGAGAAATTCTTAGGTCAAGAATCTCAGTCATTGGCAATGTCAAAGGAAGAACGTTCCCGATCCTTCTCAAAATTGGCTCAAGTCTAAAAGAAACAGAGCAAGTCTACTTTAGTAGAAGTTTGCCTCAGCTAAAATTCGCGAAAATGAGTCGCGTAACATTACCAATAAGCTGAGGTTTCCTCAACTCCGCACTCTGGAACTCTTTCCTGAAAATCAATTGAGTACAATCTCAATTGGAAAATCTTTTTTTTTAAGAATTTTGGCAGTTTGTTACAATTGCGCCCCAAGTTGGGAACATTAACTCTAGAGACAGAAATTGCGGCCATGCAACAATGGAGTGGGATGCACTTTGTTGGAAATCATAGCAACTTTTCTCGTTGATGCCATCCTACCGCCAAACTACGACCAAGGTGCAAGCTAGACATGACTGCCATCACAGACGCGATCGCGAAACTTTTTTATAGCTTAGAGTTAACACAAAAAAGACAAGCGACCGGAAAACTCATTATCCGACTGAACGAATCTTCATCAGAAACTTGGCAGATATATGTGTATTTGGGGCGCATCGTTTGGGTAACAGGGGGTAAGCATCCCATACGGCGATGGATTCGCGCAATGAAACAGCACAGTCCCCATCTCCTCAAACCCGAATGGTTGAGTAAAACCGCCCAAAAAAGGCAAGGGAATTTGAAGCAGAACCAATCCTATTGGGAAGTTCAAATTCTCGCAGAAGCTTACCATCACGGAGAGATCGATACCGTTCAAGGGAAAGCTATTATTCAAAACTACTTTCAGGAAATTTGCTTGAGTTTTGTCGGAAAAACAACGCTCAAAATAACTTGGACTGCCCTCACAGTTAACGAATTGCCCCAACAATTTATATGGCTGTATGTGGATAGAGCAATTGAAGCAACCTCCATTGAATGTGAAGAATGGCGCAGTCTCTTTTCTGAAAAAGTCGCAGGATTCACAGCAAGCAATTTACCCAATCTCGCGCCTGTTATCCGGCAAGATGAACAGTTACGGGTAAAAGTTTCCCCAAATGCCTATCGGGTTCTCAAGCAAGGATTGAATGGGAAAAATACTTTTTTAGATTTAGCCCTGCAATTCAAAAAACCGATCGCGCTAACAATCCACTCCTTGTTGCCGTTCATCAAAAACGAGATTATTATTACCCAAGAAGTCTCCGATTGGGCGTTCCCGAATCCTCAGAGTCCTCCCGCACCAAAATTAAACGCTCCTAGGGTTCCTCTCGCAACCGCACAGCAAGCGTTCAATAAGATCAAAATTGCCTGTGTTGACGATAGCCCTTTGGTGGGCAAGCAAATTGAAGCAATTCTTAAACCGTTGGGATACGAAATTATTCATATTCTCAACCCTCTCCAAGGCATCAGCACTCTATTGCAGCAAAAACCTCAGTTGATTTTTCTCGACTTGGTAATGCCGAGTACGAATGGGTACGAACTCTGTTCGTTTTTACGCAAGACATCGGGATTTCGTACCACTCCCATTATCATTCTCACGGGACAGGATGGCGTTTTCGACCGCCTGAAAGCCAAAGTCGTTGGCAGCACTGACTTTGTGGGCAAACCTCCCAGTCGAGAAAAAATCTTGCCTCTCGTTCAAAAGTACCTCGAACCTCAAAAGTCCGCACCTCAACAAGTTCAACCGCCTTTTAAACCCATCACTAAACCCGCACTACCGTAAACGTGCAATAGAGGGGGAAAGATTCTATAAGAAAATAACTTTATATTCCAACATTGTTGGGTCGCGAAGGAATAAAAAAAATGGCAGTCGTTTTAATTGTAGAAGACACATTGACCGAAGCAGAAATCATTGGTTTGACGTTGCAAAAAGCGGGTTTTGAAACCATACGAGCAACCAGTAGCGAGCAGGCAAAAATGAAACTCGCTCAACAAAAACCCGATCTGATTCTTTTGGATGTGGTTTTGCCGGGGGAAAGTGGCTTTGAGCTATGTCGGGAGTTGAAAGGGGAACCAGAGACGCAAAATATTCCGGTGGTGATGTGTTCGACCAAAGATAGTGAAATGGACAAGTTTTGGGGGATGAAACAGGGTGCGGCTTCTTACCTGATTAAACCCATTGTCCCCGATGAATTAGTGCGCACCGTTCAATTGCTCGTTCGAGGTTAAATTCGATGAATGCTGAGACTTCGACTTCACAATCAACCCAACAGTTTTTACGCTTTCGCTTGCCCAGAGGCGTTCGCGGGATGTTGCCCATGCAACAGTTAACGGAAATTTTGAATCTGCGGATTCATCAAATCGTCCCGATTCCTGACGTTCATTCGTCAGTTCTGGGGGTTTGTAATTGGCGAGGGGAGGTGTTATGGCTGGCAGATTTGGGGGATTTATTGGGGTTTGAACCGCTTTATGTCCAAAACTTGCGTCGGAGTCAAAGTCAAGTGAGTGCGATTGTTGCACGGGATGGCGATCGCGCGGTGGGATTGGTTGTGGCACAAGTGGAGGAAATGGTGTGGTGCGAAACCGCTCGCATTCAAGCACCGACTGAATCTTTAGTGTCGCCCAAACTCGCACCCTGCTTGCGGGGGTATTGGTTGGAAGACGATCGCGAAACGGTT
This region includes:
- a CDS encoding chemotaxis protein CheW, which encodes MNAETSTSQSTQQFLRFRLPRGVRGMLPMQQLTEILNLRIHQIVPIPDVHSSVLGVCNWRGEVLWLADLGDLLGFEPLYVQNLRRSQSQVSAIVARDGDRAVGLVVAQVEEMVWCETARIQAPTESLVSPKLAPCLRGYWLEDDRETVLVLDGEAAIAQFNV
- a CDS encoding response regulator, translating into MRELFRHLKKIQGKQATGKLSIQVDESTSEPWQIYFHLGRIVWVTGGKHRIRRWIRTLKQHGPNLLSSQWLLKTSQRAIASEQEMCENWEVQILNEAFEQGEINLDCAKAIVQKHVQEIFFSLLDRQQIAVQWTSMKDLPQQFVWLYIDRVVEEASDFHAQWKEVISGQLEKLPIGLSPNSVPFIKKDWQLQTKLSPSTYQNLVKKLNGQNTFWDLAVQFQQPVIPVIRSLLPFICEDAVGIKEVPDLSLPRPKRQPKTPNKGKIVCIDDSPFVGKQIATLLEPLGYQVISILDPLKSIQTLLQQKPQLIFLDLVMPSTNGYELCSFLRKTSEFKKTPIVMLTGRDGAIDRLRAKMVGSNQFLSKPVESTAILQTVEKFLGQESQSLAMSKEERSRSFSKLAQV
- a CDS encoding response regulator transcription factor; amino-acid sequence: MAVVLIVEDTLTEAEIIGLTLQKAGFETIRATSSEQAKMKLAQQKPDLILLDVVLPGESGFELCRELKGEPETQNIPVVMCSTKDSEMDKFWGMKQGAASYLIKPIVPDELVRTVQLLVRG
- a CDS encoding response regulator, whose translation is MTAITDAIAKLFYSLELTQKRQATGKLIIRLNESSSETWQIYVYLGRIVWVTGGKHPIRRWIRAMKQHSPHLLKPEWLSKTAQKRQGNLKQNQSYWEVQILAEAYHHGEIDTVQGKAIIQNYFQEICLSFVGKTTLKITWTALTVNELPQQFIWLYVDRAIEATSIECEEWRSLFSEKVAGFTASNLPNLAPVIRQDEQLRVKVSPNAYRVLKQGLNGKNTFLDLALQFKKPIALTIHSLLPFIKNEIIITQEVSDWAFPNPQSPPAPKLNAPRVPLATAQQAFNKIKIACVDDSPLVGKQIEAILKPLGYEIIHILNPLQGISTLLQQKPQLIFLDLVMPSTNGYELCSFLRKTSGFRTTPIIILTGQDGVFDRLKAKVVGSTDFVGKPPSREKILPLVQKYLEPQKSAPQQVQPPFKPITKPALP